A single window of Columba livia isolate bColLiv1 breed racing homer chromosome 16, bColLiv1.pat.W.v2, whole genome shotgun sequence DNA harbors:
- the BPIFB2 gene encoding BPI fold-containing family B member 2 isoform X1, translating into MRRLARKGADTATLCALSIFLSLLVPAQATRSPDCGGILTPSGLSYLAQVSKPHTENVLRQDLVAPTAPDLLPSSPEPSRKQINSVKVTELSLSLIPDAGLRLSIDVDLDVTPAPLLLSRHSSSTKAMRLSILADLHLEMTPEGNLKLVTSACKPTLEEQQSTEDTESKSSSSDMDKEINVNKICPEVSKLLLFPNEQLMSLTAQFPVTPNCQVQYLPLAAPVFSEQGVTISLQTTFQVAGMAIPLPVSPVPFSMPEPASSSPSHLTLALSEHFYTSLFFALEMAGAFNMTIPSPLTTAAMAQKITQMGSLFQEDVPVTLQAVFRSSPRMVLEEGKAALKLFLTVHVGAGSPVLQSFVSVHVDMSAELLLSVADTRMTISAAAIEDNDLSLAASNVGPVPAALLEELLLPTLRAEVPAQLNEVLSEGVILPHISNFTYTNVNIVIHKDYVLVSCDLQLPARAGEQSTMV; encoded by the exons ATGAGAAGATTGGCCAGGAAAG gtGCCGACACAGCGACGCTCTGCGCCCTGAGCATCTTCCTGAGCCTTCTGGTCCCTGCTCAGGCCACCAGGTCCCCCGACTGTGGGGGCATCCTCACCCCATCAGGACTGAGCTACC TTGCTCAAGTCTCGAAGCCGCACACGGAGAACGTCCTCAGGCAGGACCTCGTGGCCCCCACAGCCCCGGACctgcttcccagctccccagagcCCAGCAG GAAGCAAATTAACTCCGTCAAAGTCACCGAGCTGTCCCTGTCGCTCATCCCGGATGCCGGCCTGCGGCTCAGCATTGACGTGGACCTGGATGTCACCCCCGCACC tctcctcctctcccgGCACAGCTCCAGCACCAAGGCCATGCGACTGTCCATCCTGGCCGACCTGCACCTGGAAATGACCCCCGAGGGGAACCTGAAGCTTGTGACCTCTGCCTGCAAACCCACCttggaggagcagcagagcaccGAGGACACAGAAAG CAAGTCCTCTAGTTCAGACATGGACAAGGAGATTAACGTCAATAAG ATTTGCCCAGAAGTCTCcaaattgctgcttttcccaAATGAGCAGCTGATGTCTCTGACAG CCCAGTTCCCCGTCACACCGAACTGCCAGGTCCAGTACCTGCCCCTGGCTGCGCCCGTGTTCTCCGAGCAGGGAGTCACCATTTCCTTGCAG ACAACTTTCCAGGTGGCGGGGATGGCGATCCCGCTGCCAGTCAGCCCCGTGCCCTTCAGCATGCCCGAGCCCGCGAGCTCCAGCCCTTCCCACCTCACCCTGGCACTCTCAGAGCACTTCTACACCAGCCTCTTCTTCGCCCTGGAGATGGCCGGAGCCTTCAACATGACCATCCCG AGTCCGCTGACCACCGCTGCCATGGCACAGAAGATCACACAG ATGGGCTCCCTGTTCCAGGAGGACGTACCGGTGACACTGCAAGCTGTGTTCAGGAGCTCGCCGCGGATGGTGCTGGAGGAAGGCAAGGCAGCCCTGAAGCTCTTCCTCACTGTGCACGTCGGGGCAGGATCGCCAGTGCTACAGAGCTTCGTGAGCGTGCACGTG GACATGTCTGCGGAACTCCTCCTGAGCGTCGCCGACACACGGATGACAATCTCTGCAGCAGCGATAGA GGACAATGACCTCAGCCTGGCTGCCTCCAATGTGGGTCCTGTGCCG GCTGCcttgctggaggagctgctcctgcccacGCTGCGTGCGGAGGTCCCGGCCCAGCTCAACG aggTCCTGAGTGAAGGAGTaatcctgccccacatctccAACTTCACCTACACCAATGTCAACATCGTGATTCACAAG GACTACGTCTTGGTCTCCTGTGACCTGCAGCTGCCGGCCCGGGCGGGTGAGCAGAGCACCATGGTCTGA
- the BPIFB2 gene encoding BPI fold-containing family B member 2 isoform X2 — MRRLARKGADTATLCALSIFLSLLVPAQATRSPDCGGILTPSGLSYLAQVSKPHTENVLRQDLVAPTAPDLLPSSPEPSRKQINSVKVTELSLSLIPDAGLRLSIDVDLDVTPAPSSTKAMRLSILADLHLEMTPEGNLKLVTSACKPTLEEQQSTEDTESKSSSSDMDKEINVNKICPEVSKLLLFPNEQLMSLTAQFPVTPNCQVQYLPLAAPVFSEQGVTISLQTTFQVAGMAIPLPVSPVPFSMPEPASSSPSHLTLALSEHFYTSLFFALEMAGAFNMTIPSPLTTAAMAQKITQMGSLFQEDVPVTLQAVFRSSPRMVLEEGKAALKLFLTVHVGAGSPVLQSFVSVHVDMSAELLLSVADTRMTISAAAIEDNDLSLAASNVGPVPAALLEELLLPTLRAEVPAQLNEVLSEGVILPHISNFTYTNVNIVIHKDYVLVSCDLQLPARAGEQSTMV; from the exons ATGAGAAGATTGGCCAGGAAAG gtGCCGACACAGCGACGCTCTGCGCCCTGAGCATCTTCCTGAGCCTTCTGGTCCCTGCTCAGGCCACCAGGTCCCCCGACTGTGGGGGCATCCTCACCCCATCAGGACTGAGCTACC TTGCTCAAGTCTCGAAGCCGCACACGGAGAACGTCCTCAGGCAGGACCTCGTGGCCCCCACAGCCCCGGACctgcttcccagctccccagagcCCAGCAG GAAGCAAATTAACTCCGTCAAAGTCACCGAGCTGTCCCTGTCGCTCATCCCGGATGCCGGCCTGCGGCTCAGCATTGACGTGGACCTGGATGTCACCCCCGCACC CTCCAGCACCAAGGCCATGCGACTGTCCATCCTGGCCGACCTGCACCTGGAAATGACCCCCGAGGGGAACCTGAAGCTTGTGACCTCTGCCTGCAAACCCACCttggaggagcagcagagcaccGAGGACACAGAAAG CAAGTCCTCTAGTTCAGACATGGACAAGGAGATTAACGTCAATAAG ATTTGCCCAGAAGTCTCcaaattgctgcttttcccaAATGAGCAGCTGATGTCTCTGACAG CCCAGTTCCCCGTCACACCGAACTGCCAGGTCCAGTACCTGCCCCTGGCTGCGCCCGTGTTCTCCGAGCAGGGAGTCACCATTTCCTTGCAG ACAACTTTCCAGGTGGCGGGGATGGCGATCCCGCTGCCAGTCAGCCCCGTGCCCTTCAGCATGCCCGAGCCCGCGAGCTCCAGCCCTTCCCACCTCACCCTGGCACTCTCAGAGCACTTCTACACCAGCCTCTTCTTCGCCCTGGAGATGGCCGGAGCCTTCAACATGACCATCCCG AGTCCGCTGACCACCGCTGCCATGGCACAGAAGATCACACAG ATGGGCTCCCTGTTCCAGGAGGACGTACCGGTGACACTGCAAGCTGTGTTCAGGAGCTCGCCGCGGATGGTGCTGGAGGAAGGCAAGGCAGCCCTGAAGCTCTTCCTCACTGTGCACGTCGGGGCAGGATCGCCAGTGCTACAGAGCTTCGTGAGCGTGCACGTG GACATGTCTGCGGAACTCCTCCTGAGCGTCGCCGACACACGGATGACAATCTCTGCAGCAGCGATAGA GGACAATGACCTCAGCCTGGCTGCCTCCAATGTGGGTCCTGTGCCG GCTGCcttgctggaggagctgctcctgcccacGCTGCGTGCGGAGGTCCCGGCCCAGCTCAACG aggTCCTGAGTGAAGGAGTaatcctgccccacatctccAACTTCACCTACACCAATGTCAACATCGTGATTCACAAG GACTACGTCTTGGTCTCCTGTGACCTGCAGCTGCCGGCCCGGGCGGGTGAGCAGAGCACCATGGTCTGA
- the LOC102091974 gene encoding BPI fold-containing family B member 4 — MQQGTLLEMTVLKLFGIVLFCGLLSPSQEVLSGLSCAVSPGAMQNVLSKTILQSGLLQRHLQGLVLPSILGNGGLLSAPTSITGLHLVRSQLPRLSVTLLSGIGVQLSIAAELELRGNCLVGLLSDLIDISVAVNITANIKCTNFESGTVQVVIEDCLCILGAIKINLLSGLLSLSVNEIVLNQLTATLPGLLCPVVDIVVNLVNIHLMSTLNVMTPVGTAGTIHYQLASLPFTSGLFLELDLDGVVQDVGGSIIPHDSSPSALPLLLDNLFVMGVRQGFLNAVVVLMFQIPTQNLTCAPGAFSGASQLQEAIMTLAPTECSVCHGTHPLSIQLALAGNPLILLEENQATLKLSVLIRVFVNLDGSILNLLLLKADLGLNVHVSISGGKLVLGLSLGSTSISLESSDVGISDISLLQPHCSSLLAERLVPLLNGVLEVGIPLPNVLDIPLLKVDIQILAGLLVIVV; from the exons ATGCAG CAGGGGACTCTGCTGGAGATGACGGTATTGAAGCTTTTTGGAATCGTCCttttctgtggcctcctctcGCCCTCCCAAGAAGTCCTGTCGGGTCTGTCCTGTGCCGTCAGTCCAGGGGCGATGCAGAACG TGCTGTCGAAGACCATCCTGCAGAGCGGGCTCCTCCAGCGGCACCTGCAGGGCCTGGTGCTGCCCAGCATCCTGGGGAATGGGGGTCTGCTGTCCGCCCCCACCAGCATCACTGG GCTGCACCTGGTCAGGTCTCAGCTCCCCAGGCTGTCGGTGACGCTGCTGTCGGGGATCGGGGTCCAGCTGAGCATCGCTGCCGAGCTGGAGCTCCGGGGCAACTG CTTGGTTGGCCTTCTTTCAGACCTAATTGATATCTCGGTGGCTGTGAACATCACTGCAAACATTAAATGCACGAATTTTGAATCGGGCACAGTGCAGGTCGTCATTGAAGACTGCCTCTGCATTCTCGGGGCCATAAAGATCAATCTCCTCTCTGG ctTACTGTCCCTATCAGTAAATGAGATAGTGCTTAACCAGCTGACAGCGACTCTGCCCGGTTTG CTGTGTCCAGTGGTTGATATTGTGGTCAACCTGGTGAACATCCACCTGATGAGCACTCTCAACG TGATGACGCCAGTTGGTACCGCAGGAACGATTCACTACCAGCTGGCCAGCCTCCCGTTTACCTCCGGCTTGTTCCTAGAGCTGGATTTGGAT GGTGTGGTGCAGGACGTGGGAGGCAGCATCATCCCCCACGACTCGTCCCCCTCTGCTTTACCTCTGCTGCTGGACAATCTCTTTGTCATGGGCGTGCGCCAGGGCTTCCTCAATGCTGTGGTGGTCCTCATGTTCCAGATCCCGACGCAGAACCTCACCTGCGCGCCCGGAGCT TTCTCTGGTGCCAGCCAGCTGCAAGAAGCCATCATGACCCTCGCTCCCACGGAG TGCTCTGTCTGCCATGGAACCCATCCTCTGAGCATTCAGCTGGCCTTGGCTGGGAACCCGCTTATCCTCTTGGAGGAAAACCAAGCCACCCTCAAGCTTTCGGTGCTGATTCGGGTGTTTGTTAATTTGGATGGATCCATCCTCAACCTCCTGCTCCTGAAGGCC GACCTTGGGCTCAACGTCCATGTGTCAATTTCTGGAGGCAAACTGGTGCTGGGCTTATCCCTGGGCAG CACTTCCATCTCCCTGGAGTCCTCTGATGTTGGCATCAGTGAT ATCtcgctgctgcagccccactgCAGCAGCCTGCTGGCGGAACGGCTGGTGCCCCTTCTCAACG GAGTTCTAGAAGTCGGGATCCCTCTGCCAAACGTGCTGGATATTCCCTTACTGAAGGTGGATATTCAGATATTGGCG GGGCTGCTGGTGATCGTGGTGTGA